AATGCCGACGCCGTGTTCCGATTTGTTCAATCCGCCCAATCCGTTCATGGGAACCTCCTGTGCTTTATTTCGTCAAGGAAAGCGCCGCCGGAGCGCCGGACAGCGCCCGTGTCGGTGACGATGTGATGATGAGAATGATCAGGGTCAGCACATAGGGTGCGGCGTAAAACAGATAATAGCCCTCGCTAACGCCGACGGATTGCAGCGCCGGGCCGAGCGCACCAGCCCCGCCAAACAGCAGGGACGCCAGCACGCAACCGAGGGGGTTCCAGCGGGCGAAAATCACCAGCGCCACGGCCATCAGGCCTTGGCCAGACGAAATCCGCTCGTTCCAGGAGCCGGGATAAAACAGCGACAGATAGGCACCACCCACCGCCGCCAACGCCCCGCCTGCCATGGTTGCCAGCAGGCGCACGGTGTCCGGGTTGATGCCCATGGCACGCGCCGCATCCGAACTGTCGCCGACCACCCGCAGGATCAGGCCGATCCGGGTATTCTTCAGCGCCCACCAGAGCACAAGTGCTAGCACAAGGCCGATGACGAACAGGATGTTGATGGTCAAAGCCGCCTGGATCTGTGGGAGGTGTGACCAGAAGCCGAGGGAAATGACCGGCAGTTTCGGCGCGACCGGCTGGATGAACGGCTTGCCGAAGAAGAAGGCGAGGCCCAGCCCGAACTGCATCATCGCAATGCCGATGGCGATATCGTTGACCTTCGGAAATTTGCAGATAAAGCCATGCAGCAGGCCAAACAGCGATCCGGCCACCATGGCAGCCGCGACGCCAGCCCAGGGCGAACCGGTCATGACCGCCACGGCATAGGCGGCCATGGCACCGAACACCAATGTGCCTTCAAGACCGAGATTGATGCGGCCTGATCGTTCCGTCAGGGTTTCGCCGAGGCTGACGAAGATGAAGGGGGTGGAGACCCGGATGGCTCCCGCCAATATCGCCAGCGGCACGCCCCAGAGGCCAAGTGCGCTATCGTCCATCATTGGGCTCCTTTCGCGGCGTCCGGCTGTTTCCAAAGCTCAGGATTAAAGACGCGGAACCGGCCATACAGCGTTTCGCAAAACAGGATGACCACGAACAGCGTGCCTTGAAGCACCAGCACGGTGGCATCCGGCAGACCCATGCGGCGCTGGATCAAGCCGCCGGACGCGGTGATGCCGCCGAGGAAGATCGCGACGGGAATGATCGCCAGCGGATTTTGCCGGGCGAGGAAGGCGACGAGAATGCCGGTATAGCCATAGCCAGCCACCAGCGCACCATTGGCGCTGCCTTGCACGGCGGCAACTTCGATCATCCCGGCAAGGCCTGCAAAACCACCGGCCAGCGCGGTGAAGCCGACGATCAACCGCCCAACCGGAAGCCCCTGGATCTGGGCGGCGCGCATATTGCCGCCCGCGATCCGGGCCGCAAAACCGATGCTGGTCCATTCGATCACGATATAGGAGAGAATGCAGGCGATGACGCCGACGGCCAGGCCCCAATGCACGTCCATGCCGGGGATTTTGCCGATCATGTCGGCGGCGGGCAGGGGCAGGGTCGAGGGCTTGTTGAGGCTGGCCGGATCGCGCAGCGGCCCTTCGATCAGGTGGTTCATCAGCGCGATGGCGATATAGGCCAGCAGCAGCGAGGATATGGTTTCATTGACGCCGCGATAATGTTTCAGCGCTCCGGCAAAGCCGATCCACACACCGCCCGCCAGCATGGCGCAAAGCCCCATGATCAGCCAAAGAGCAGGGGGACTAAAGCCCGGAGCCAGCGGAACGGCGATGGCCGCCGCCGCCAGGCCGCCCAGCACCAGCGCGCCCTCCGCGCCAATGATTGTCAGTCCGAGGCGCGCCGGAAGTGCCACGCAGAGTGCGGTCAGCAGCAGCGGGGCTGCCCGGCTAAGGGCATTTTGCAGTGAAAACCACGAGCCGAAGCCGCCCGCAAACATCAGCTGGAACAGTTGCAGCGGCGATTTGCCGATGGCGATAATGAACAGGCTGAACAGGCCAAGCCC
This portion of the Allorhizobium ampelinum S4 genome encodes:
- a CDS encoding ABC transporter permease; the encoded protein is MDDSALGLWGVPLAILAGAIRVSTPFIFVSLGETLTERSGRINLGLEGTLVFGAMAAYAVAVMTGSPWAGVAAAMVAGSLFGLLHGFICKFPKVNDIAIGIAMMQFGLGLAFFFGKPFIQPVAPKLPVISLGFWSHLPQIQAALTINILFVIGLVLALVLWWALKNTRIGLILRVVGDSSDAARAMGINPDTVRLLATMAGGALAAVGGAYLSLFYPGSWNERISSGQGLMAVALVIFARWNPLGCVLASLLFGGAGALGPALQSVGVSEGYYLFYAAPYVLTLIILIITSSPTRALSGAPAALSLTK
- a CDS encoding ABC transporter permease, which translates into the protein MTTTPESRTPQPHGLQPKSAGRHALRPVVEWLARRAEPVAITLLAVLMGLGLFSLFIIAIGKSPLQLFQLMFAGGFGSWFSLQNALSRAAPLLLTALCVALPARLGLTIIGAEGALVLGGLAAAAIAVPLAPGFSPPALWLIMGLCAMLAGGVWIGFAGALKHYRGVNETISSLLLAYIAIALMNHLIEGPLRDPASLNKPSTLPLPAADMIGKIPGMDVHWGLAVGVIACILSYIVIEWTSIGFAARIAGGNMRAAQIQGLPVGRLIVGFTALAGGFAGLAGMIEVAAVQGSANGALVAGYGYTGILVAFLARQNPLAIIPVAIFLGGITASGGLIQRRMGLPDATVLVLQGTLFVVILFCETLYGRFRVFNPELWKQPDAAKGAQ